A genomic stretch from Flavobacterium humidisoli includes:
- a CDS encoding TlpA family protein disulfide reductase → MRFKFIFIVFIFSGISLSFAQVKDSIRIRGEFHDNIRYASAVLVAFGSEEKAVLKSPIKQGVCKISLPADLTPGIYRLVYSQSEAASYIDLILNGSEPLISFSLDANKKETVVFKESDSNKRWYGYLLASRSRLLKIEMLSELWMNYPDRRDKILSAVKSSIEKEKEHYQNELKIFIKENKGSWQADMAANTPYYFTDLNELQVLQDYDRRNHYWDHIDTQNEGLLHSPLYTDHILNYLRYYMNPQMHFGEQEMEEGFKKSSDTIMAKFGGNGKTQKFALQYLIRGFKEIGQEKVLQYIDQKYAHIALQCQDDQEKEAFEQRMACYELLKNGVKAPDFSWYDKDGVVKKLNDIAGDKVLVVFWASWCTHCQQMMPSLNEFALNNPNIKVLAVSLDDDQDAFMRITGKFNNMLHFCDFKKWNSDPVIKYNIVATPSFFLLDKERRIIDKYASFEGFITALAKMQ, encoded by the coding sequence ATGAGATTTAAGTTTATTTTTATTGTATTTATTTTCAGTGGCATAAGCCTTTCTTTTGCCCAGGTCAAGGACAGTATAAGGATTCGGGGAGAATTTCATGATAACATTCGCTATGCCAGTGCTGTTTTAGTGGCTTTTGGCTCAGAGGAGAAAGCAGTGTTAAAAAGTCCCATTAAGCAGGGGGTTTGCAAGATCTCCCTGCCAGCAGACCTGACACCTGGAATTTATCGTCTGGTGTACAGTCAAAGCGAAGCAGCTTCTTATATCGATCTAATACTTAATGGCTCAGAGCCTCTTATTTCTTTTTCGTTAGACGCAAATAAAAAAGAAACAGTGGTTTTCAAAGAATCTGATAGTAATAAAAGGTGGTATGGATATCTGCTGGCAAGCAGGAGCAGACTGCTAAAAATAGAAATGCTTTCAGAACTTTGGATGAACTATCCTGATCGCAGAGATAAAATTCTTTCAGCGGTGAAAAGCAGTATTGAAAAGGAAAAGGAACACTATCAAAACGAGCTCAAAATTTTTATTAAAGAAAATAAAGGAAGCTGGCAGGCTGATATGGCTGCAAATACCCCTTATTATTTTACTGATTTAAATGAATTGCAGGTCTTGCAGGATTACGACCGCAGGAACCATTATTGGGACCATATAGACACCCAGAATGAAGGTTTGCTGCATAGTCCACTTTATACAGACCATATCCTTAATTACCTTCGGTATTATATGAATCCCCAAATGCATTTTGGCGAACAGGAGATGGAAGAGGGCTTTAAAAAGAGCAGCGACACCATAATGGCTAAGTTTGGAGGAAATGGGAAAACACAAAAGTTTGCCTTGCAATATCTGATTAGAGGCTTTAAGGAAATAGGCCAGGAAAAGGTATTGCAGTATATAGATCAAAAGTATGCCCATATTGCTTTACAATGCCAGGATGATCAGGAAAAAGAAGCGTTTGAACAGCGGATGGCCTGTTATGAACTGCTAAAGAACGGTGTGAAAGCTCCTGATTTCAGCTGGTATGATAAGGATGGAGTCGTTAAAAAATTGAATGACATTGCCGGTGATAAGGTTCTGGTTGTTTTTTGGGCAAGCTGGTGTACGCATTGCCAGCAGATGATGCCAAGTCTTAATGAATTTGCTTTAAACAATCCCAATATAAAAGTACTGGCTGTCAGCCTGGATGATGATCAGGATGCTTTTATGCGAATCACAGGGAAGTTTAATAATATGCTTCATTTTTGCGATTTTAAAAAATGGAACAGCGATCCTGTTATAAAATATAATATTGTGGCGACTCCGAGTTTTTTTCTCTTGGATAAAGAACGACGAATCATTGACAAATATGCTTCGTTTGAAGGTTTTATAACTGCTCTGGCTAAAATGCAATAG